In Carya illinoinensis cultivar Pawnee chromosome 6, C.illinoinensisPawnee_v1, whole genome shotgun sequence, a single genomic region encodes these proteins:
- the LOC122314271 gene encoding uncharacterized protein LOC122314271 → MTSIIISTSPAIISSFSSYLSRSAMEDPNMLAADCVVICCCCQCLILQILIFVLLKLPYKLIRKTRDYAKKRLRKRKKDDKITEREMDRYEDDDSFVGMHGESFRIEVDGLFRDIGDHGCGSCMEEVEKVLEEMSQKGEFAFGSFWGRKGSSGSLSTCVAKHEFDGRIVPNQIIEMIESYSYHSRSNIILPFRLTV, encoded by the coding sequence ATGACTTCCATTATCATTTCTACTTCTCCAGCAATCATCTCCTCCTTTTCCAGCTACCTTTCACGGTCGGCCATGGAGGACCCCAACATGCTTGCCGCAGACTGTGTTGTCATATGTTGTTGCTGTCAATGCTTGATCCTACAGATTCTCATCTTCGTCTTGCTCAAGCTTCCTTACAAACTGATTCGTAAGACGAGGGATTATGCTAAGAAGAGGCTTCGAAAAAGGAAGAAGGATGATAAGATTACAGAAAGAGAAATGGATCGATACGAAGATGATGATAGCTTTGTGGGAATGCATGGAGAGTCTTTTAGAATTGAAGTCGACGGTTTATTCAGAGATATTGGAGACCATGGTTGTGGGTCTTGTATGGAGGAAGTTGAGAAGGTATTAGAGGAGATGTCTCAGAAGGGGGAGTTTGCATTTGGAAGCTTTTGGGGTAGGAAGGGATCATCAGGAAGCTTATCAACTTGTGTAGCAAAACATGAATTCGATGGCAGAATTGTACCGaatcaaataattgaaatgATTGAATCTTACAGCTATCATAGCAGATCCAACATCATTTTGCCATTTAGATTAACAGTTTGA
- the LOC122314346 gene encoding probable calcium-binding protein CML15 has product MATLQSEQLKQLKEIFMRFDMDSDGSLTQLELAALLRSIGLKPSGYQLHVLLANMDANANGTIEFDELLGAILPDMSKQVLINQDQLLEVFQSFDRDGNGYITAAELAGSMARMGHPLTYHELSQMMREADTNGDGVISFNEFSTIMAKSASDFLGLKVAQPPWPERS; this is encoded by the coding sequence ATGGCCACGCTCCAATCGGAGCAGCTGAAGCAGCTCAAGGAAATCTTCATGCGCTTTGACATGGACTCGGACGGCAGCCTTACCCAGCTGGAGTTGGCGGCCCTTCTCCGCTCCATTGGCCTCAAGCCGTCTGGCTACCAGCTCCACGTCCTGCTCGCCAACATGGACGCCAACGCCAACGGCACCATCGAATTCGACGAGCTCCTCGGCGCCATCTTGCCCGACATGAGCAAGCAGGTGCTCATCAATCAGGACCAGCTCCTGGAGGTTTTCCAGTCATTCGACCGAGACGGAAACGGCTACATCACCGCCGCCGAGCTCGCCGGCTCCATGGCCAGAATGGGTCACCCTTTGACCTACCACGAGCTCTCCCAGATGATGCGCGAGGCCGACACCAATGGTGACGGCGTCATTAGCTTTAACGAGTTCTCGACCATAATGGCCAAATCCGCCTCTGATTTTCTTGGCCTGAAGGTCGCACAGCCACCTTGGCCGGAGAGATCATAG